In Paenibacillus ihbetae, the following are encoded in one genomic region:
- a CDS encoding aminoglycoside phosphotransferase family protein — protein MVEKMHVDEKELDEALVSRLLVAQFPHWADLSLRRIEPAGTVNAIFRLGNEYSVRLARREGPTTPESPEFTWLPKLAPLLPLEAPVPVALGHPNSEYPWFWYIHTWVEGETVPIEEIDAIQAARDLAEFVAALQQIDSSGGPQGRGIPLAQRDEGFRYWLAQFDGDVAAVSDVWESALAAPPWSGPPVWHHGDLDMRNWLVRNKRITGVIDWDTMGVGDPACDVMVAWKLHSPAARDAFRKYLPTDDATWARARGWVVSQAVAVLAYYTPENNPVLYHEAKSWLDLVLSE, from the coding sequence ATGGTTGAGAAAATGCACGTCGACGAAAAGGAACTTGATGAAGCGCTCGTTTCTCGTCTGCTTGTTGCCCAGTTTCCCCATTGGGCGGATCTATCCCTGCGACGGATTGAGCCGGCTGGCACAGTGAACGCCATCTTTCGGCTAGGCAACGAATATTCAGTCCGGCTCGCGCGGCGGGAAGGGCCTACGACACCAGAAAGTCCCGAGTTTACTTGGCTGCCTAAGCTTGCTCCATTGCTTCCGCTGGAAGCTCCTGTACCAGTCGCTCTAGGGCACCCGAATAGCGAATATCCGTGGTTTTGGTATATACACACATGGGTTGAGGGCGAGACGGTACCGATAGAGGAGATTGACGCGATTCAGGCAGCTCGTGATCTTGCGGAGTTCGTTGCAGCGCTGCAACAAATCGATTCATCGGGTGGGCCGCAGGGACGCGGCATACCTTTGGCTCAAAGGGATGAGGGGTTCCGTTACTGGTTGGCACAGTTCGATGGCGATGTTGCTGCGGTGTCTGATGTATGGGAATCGGCACTTGCCGCGCCTCCGTGGAGCGGCCCACCAGTTTGGCATCACGGCGACCTTGACATGCGTAACTGGCTTGTGCGAAATAAACGAATCACCGGTGTGATTGATTGGGATACAATGGGCGTTGGCGATCCTGCCTGCGATGTCATGGTCGCATGGAAGTTACACTCTCCGGCAGCACGTGACGCGTTCCGCAAATATCTTCCTACGGATGACGCTACATGGGCAAGAGCCCGCGGATGGGTCGTATCGCAGGCGGTGGCAGTGCTGGCTTACTACACGCCAGAAAACAATCCAGTTCTGTACCATGAGGCGAAATCCTGGCTCGACCTAGTATTGTCAGAATGA